One Luteolibacter arcticus DNA segment encodes these proteins:
- a CDS encoding trypsin-like peptidase domain-containing protein, whose translation MHSASSQFCNDDMNVEFECPGCQQSLSADVPATGVDVTCPACSTAFHVDAPEVAIPTVKARIATAPVTVAPASAPVNRPGPGPGPRPPGGAPHRTAYHPPPAASSGDGKLIAIIAVAVLALAGGGYGIWAAASKAEEKKKAFLAAPTMQEQARQKLAELALKDAERRERESAERQKNIEKNRIEIAKREKEDAARLDRERDVKLTKIAQEHFNGDKVAAAELLKEADAVNEEINKLFADNVQGNEPQTQAEFYQTFNRLFERRIKSNPIISKALAGNNSMTEFLSESPGEAFTKNAELLEKYGSFGSGFFISADGWLVTNRHVVGKADTVDLRTSDGKIVPAQVVARDPKNDLALLKADVKSSTWLPVSQGGKELELGDSVFTIGFPNPVMQGLEPKYTDGRVSSRAGMMDDEAFYQISVPVQPGNSGGPLIDMESGWAVGVITLRLDRTSDGRNADNVSYALKAAVLHQFVSGTPEAAPALKAAAADKPAGASAIIARAKGASATILVPN comes from the coding sequence ATGCACTCTGCCTCATCGCAGTTTTGCAACGATGATATGAACGTGGAATTCGAGTGCCCGGGGTGCCAGCAATCCCTCTCCGCGGATGTGCCCGCCACAGGCGTGGACGTCACCTGCCCCGCATGCAGCACGGCGTTTCACGTCGATGCCCCGGAAGTCGCAATCCCCACGGTGAAAGCCCGGATCGCGACGGCGCCGGTCACCGTCGCTCCGGCTAGTGCGCCGGTGAATCGCCCGGGTCCCGGTCCCGGCCCACGCCCGCCGGGCGGAGCGCCTCATCGCACAGCCTATCATCCGCCCCCCGCAGCAAGCTCCGGGGATGGCAAGCTGATCGCGATCATCGCCGTCGCCGTTCTGGCCCTCGCCGGCGGTGGCTACGGGATCTGGGCGGCCGCCTCGAAGGCGGAGGAGAAAAAGAAGGCCTTCTTGGCAGCGCCCACCATGCAGGAACAGGCCCGCCAGAAATTGGCCGAGCTGGCCCTCAAGGACGCCGAACGCCGCGAGCGCGAATCCGCGGAGCGCCAGAAGAACATCGAGAAAAACCGCATCGAGATCGCCAAGCGCGAGAAGGAAGACGCAGCGCGCCTCGATCGCGAGCGCGACGTGAAGCTCACCAAGATCGCGCAGGAACATTTCAACGGTGACAAGGTCGCAGCCGCCGAACTCCTCAAGGAAGCCGACGCGGTCAACGAGGAGATCAACAAGCTCTTCGCCGATAATGTCCAGGGCAACGAGCCCCAGACCCAGGCCGAATTCTATCAGACCTTCAATCGCCTCTTCGAGCGCCGCATCAAGTCGAACCCGATCATCTCCAAGGCACTTGCCGGGAACAACTCGATGACGGAATTCCTGAGCGAGTCGCCGGGCGAAGCCTTCACCAAGAATGCGGAGCTGCTAGAGAAATACGGCAGCTTCGGTTCCGGCTTCTTCATCTCCGCCGATGGCTGGCTGGTCACGAACCGCCACGTCGTGGGCAAGGCCGATACGGTGGACCTGCGCACCAGCGACGGGAAGATCGTCCCGGCCCAAGTGGTCGCCCGTGATCCGAAAAACGACCTCGCGCTGCTCAAGGCAGACGTGAAGTCGTCCACCTGGCTGCCCGTTTCCCAAGGCGGCAAGGAGCTGGAACTCGGCGACTCCGTTTTCACCATCGGCTTCCCGAATCCAGTCATGCAGGGCCTCGAGCCGAAATACACCGACGGCCGGGTCAGTAGTCGGGCCGGCATGATGGACGATGAAGCTTTCTATCAGATTTCCGTGCCGGTGCAGCCCGGCAATTCCGGCGGCCCGCTCATCGATATGGAGAGCGGCTGGGCCGTGGGCGTGATCACGCTGCGGCTGGATCGCACCTCCGACGGGCGAAATGCCGACAATGTCAGCTACGCGCTGAAAGCAGCCGTCCTCCACCAATTCGTTTCCGGCACCCCGGAGGCCGCGCCGGCACTGAAGGCCGCGGCCGCCGACAAGCCCGCCGGCGCCTCGGCCATCATCGCCCGCGCCAAGGGAGCTTCCGCCACCATCCTCGTCCCGAATTGA